In Sphingobacterium sp. R2, the genomic stretch TAGGATCCACGTAAAGTCAAACCTTTCAACCAGGGTGCCTGGTATTCGGCATTGAGGTTAATACTAAATTGTCTTGAATCGGTTGTTGTTAAATTACCTAATTTCTGCAATTCAAAATAATGATAGGCCGATAGATCTCCAGCCGTGCCCGGCAGACGAACAGGTAAACCATTCACATAAGCTGGAACATAAGGTGAAGCCAGCAACAGGTTTCTGTAATCGTTATCGTCATTTTCACCACCGATCTTGTTAAAGGTTTTTTGCTGATTACCTGTATTTCCCGAAACCTGCATACCAACCTTAAAATTACTGGCTACCTGGATATCACTTCCCGCACGAAAATTCCAGCGATCATAATCCAGTGTACCCAAATTACCATTCTGTTTGTTATAGGCCACGTTTGCAAAATAGGTTGCTTTATCTGCCCCTCCTGAAATATTCAAGGAATGTCGTGTCAGATAACTTACTTTCCAGGCATCATCTAACCAATTATAAGAATGATTCTTAAAATGGTCCAGCTCATCTTGCGAGAAAAACCATTTGTCAAATCCCGGCGATTTTGGATCACGGTTTGCACCATTTTCCCCATTCATAATATTGAAGTAATTACCAAACTGATAAGCATCCATTACTTTTGTACGGTAGGTCGCATCATTAATGGCATATGATCCATTGTAGCTGATTTTTGGCGTACCCACTTTTCCTTTTTTGGTTGTCACCAAAACAACACCATTTGCCCCTCTAACACCATACACCGCGGCAGCACCGTCCTTTAAAAAGGAAATATTCTCAATTTCTGACGCATCGAGATTGTTAAATAGCGTCTGATCAGGTTGATTTTGACCATCTACCTGAATCACACCATCAATCACAAATAAAGGGGCACTTGTTCCACCATCTTTTCCTCCACCCATTGGATTCCGTATAATATAGCTTGGTTTTGCTCCCGGACGGCTCGTTCCCCCGCTGACGTTAAGGCCTGCAACCCGGCCCACCAATGTCGCGCCCACATTCGTAGATGGCAGATCTTCTATCTCTTCCGCTTTAATTGCCACGACAGAGCCTGTTAAATGTGCTTTTTTCTGCGTGGTGTAACCAACAGCAACTACCTCTTCGAGTTCCTGACTTTCGGCTTCCATGCGTATATTCAATACATTCTGGTTTCCAACGGGGATTTCCAGTCTTTTATAACCAACAAAATTAAGTACCAAAATCTCGTTTCCAACAGGCAGGTTCAGCCTAAATGTACCATCTGCATCTGTTGAAGTCGCCGTCTTTGATCCTTTAATGGATATCGTTACTCCGGCAAGCGGTTTTCCATTTTGATCAACAACCTTTCCTGTTATATTTTTAAAAAAGTTTAAATTGTGTTCACTTAGATTTACTCCATAGGAGTATGACGGAATGATCCCGCCAGTCATTATTCCAATAGCCAGCAGTTGTGCTAACCTTTTAGAGGATTTACTCGGGAATATGAGCTGATTCATAATTTGGGTATTAATTTATTTTATTGGGTTATTTTTTTAATCTCGCGGCCCATTTATCGCCTTCTTCCTTTAGGTTATAGCCATGGGACGCTAAATAGTTATTGATTTTGCCTTTATATTTACCGAACCAAGCGTGCTTTTTTTCTGAAGATTCAGCCTGCATTGCAAAATCCCGTGCTTCATACAGCAAACTGTCGATCATATGCACTTCGTCTTTTGTAAGCCGCGGAATCATATCCTGGTAGGCTCTCACCGTATTTGGATAGACATTATAGGTCATGCCGTTTTTAACCGCCTCAACTTCCTGCTCTGTTAAAACCTCTTTTAGCCGTTTTACAAACGCCTGATTTAAATTGCTGGTTTCCTGCAGCGTCTCCTGCGTGATTTGCTCTTTTAGACTCTTATCGGTATTCTCCTTGATTTTTAAATCACGAAGTGTATAACAAGCGTTTAAAAGATAATACTGGTCACGGATAATGTGAGCTGCTTTTTCTTGTTTGGCCTGATCTTGTAACGCTAATTTTGCGACAATTTTTTCTGACCGATCGGTAATAGTTTTCCAATAAGCGTCTTCTGTCTGACTAAATGTCATAGATACACTTAAAAATAAAAACATAAGTAATGCAAAACGTTTCATAGGCATGAATAGTTTATCCCTTTTTTGGTTATTATTAAACATTAAATAAAGTCCCTTACCTTTATTTTTTTTCTATAAATTCTCAAACAAACTTCAAAATGATATAAAGAATTTTTGAGTCTTCAATATAACTGAAAATTTTATTGACAACCGTCATGCACTATGCTGACATTTACGCTATTTAACCTCTAAATTGTCAATAATAACACCCTCTAAATCAGAAGAGTACAGCTTAACAAAATAGGTGCCCGCATTAATCATTGTCTTTGTATCAGTATTGATATAATTCCATTTGCCTACACGTGTAGGCTCCAATTGTATTGGAGTTTTAGGCACTAGCACATGCTTATTTTTGTCCAAAATTTCATAATAACCACGACGTGCTTCCTTAAATGGATTATGGTACTTAATCGATAACGCATACACATCTGCCGCGCCAACCTGAAACTGCCAACCGATATAACCTTCATTTTTGCTGAATGCCACACGCTTTTGTCCTGCAAACTCGATTTCGGAAACACCATCGCGCCAGCTACTTTGATAGGCCTTATAGTTTTTCACCTCTTTAAGGTCATACACGGGCAGCATCCCACTTTGCTGCTGAAATACCAGAATTTCCCCTTGCGTCTTGGTCGTTATGGAAAGCTCTTCCCCTGCCTGCAATACCTTACGGAATACGGCCAGATATTTCCCTGTATTCAATTGCACACTGTTTTTGGTCTGTTCAAAATCATCAGGCTGATTACTCCCCAATAAGAAAACATTGGTAGGCTCTTTAAAGTGTAGGCGATAGGTTCTATTGCTATCAAGCTCAAAATAATCTGAACCAAACAAGGAAGATGGTAAGGAGAAAAATGTTGTTTCAATAATCCCTTCCCTTTTCAGGCAGCTACCTATATCCAACCAGCTGTGGAGCTTAATATCTTGATTCCCTAATTCAAGATTATAATGCTTTTGATCAAGCGATAAGGTTTTCCTGTTTTCTTTTGATGCAATAGCAATGGCCTGTATCACCGCCTGACCAGCATAAATACGTGGAAAATTAATAACAATCTTTCCATTCATGACTTTAATAGGATAGCTTTTTTTAAGGCCTGCTGGAACCCAGCATTTTTATAAATATCAAACTGATGTTCCACAACTTGACCATTAATGGCAATATCAAAAACACGATCGCCTTTTCCCAATGAAAACTTCCCGTACCAGGGTTCGGCAAAATACAGTTCGACGAAATAATCTCCATTCGGTAAGTCAAATTGATACCCCAAGTTATCAAGCCCGTAGCGGAATGTCTGAAAAAGAGGCCAGTCCTTTGTTCCTTTGATAGGATCAAAAATTGTTCGTTGACTGGCAAAATTCGTGCTCATCCCATCGAAATTGTCCGCCCAAGACCTACTTCCCCAGGCGAGCATGGGCCTATAAGGCTGGTCAGCCTGCCAGTATCCCCCATATTCATCGATATAAGTATCTCCGCCACAATTCACGCGATAGATATAATGATATCCCTGATCTGGTTTTAAAATCTTGGATTGCTGCTGCAAGGCAGCAAAATGTGGACTTTCAGGAAAGTTTTGTAATATAATGGTATCACGGGAAACCACTTTTCCAGCATTTCGTCCTTCAGCATAAAGTACATTGTAATTTACCTTGACGCCATCAAATTCAATATGCTGTCCAAACCCTGGATGTTGCTTTTTTCCAAGCGATAACGAACCGAGATCGTTGAAAAGTTCTACTTCATCACAATTCGAAAAAATACGAATATTATCTTTTATCCCAGGGGTCAACCAACGATTCGGCCAAGAATGCATGGCGATGTACACCATAGGCTGCTCTTTCTTACCATAATGCGATAAATACATATAATAAGCATCTGTGGGTTCCCCCCAGGGTGTCAACAACCCTTTATAATTAACCGGTCCAATCCGATCAATCTCACGATTTCCCTCTCCCCCCTGGATACGGCCAGGATTATCATGTGAGTTCCAAAGCCATAGATAATGGCCTACAGCGCTATCTTTCACCGACTCTGCCAAACGTACCTTGGTCTGTAAAATATCAGCAAAACGTTCTTCATTGTAATTATTTTCGTTGGGTAGATAGGGAGGTTCGGCATGCATACCCAGACTGCGCCAAGCACCATATTCACCCACGAGCTGTTGCTTTTTTAGATCGTCGCCATAGGTTTTTTGATCTCCCCCATAAGTACCCGTCCAATTTTGCGGTACGTCCCAATCAGTCCCACTACCGCCATTACATGTGGTTACTAAACGTTGTATAGATGCTGTTGGATCTAATTTGCGAATCAACGCAGTACATTCACGTGCAAAATCTTCCGGTAGTGTGCTCTCATTTTCAAGGCCCCACAAAATTACTGAAGGGCTATTTCTACGTTCTCGCACCCATTCTGTTAACAATTTTTTGAAATTTTCTCGAAATGCCGGTGTGTCAAACCAGATATGGGCGGCAAGCTGTGTCCACAATAAAATACCATGACGATCCCATGCGTGTTGATAGCGCAGGTTATGGGGTTGATGTGCATCACGAAATGAATTGAATCCGAGCGTTCTAATTTGTCTAATCCGGGCATCAATCTCCTCTTTATCAAAGGCATGTGATTGCCCCAATTTATGTTCATACTCCGCAATGCCATTAATAAATATAGGCTTTCCATTAACCAAGAGACGTGGGTCGCCAGAGGGCTTTAAACCTTTTGACCAGCGAACAGACCGAATTCCGTAAGGTGTTTCTATTTCGTCGACGATCTTCCGACCTATCTTGATCTGCATTTTTATGCGATATAGGTAGGGTGAATCCACAGACCATAATTGTGGATTGGCCAAAACCAGATCTTTCAGCCGAATTTCCTTTGTTGTGTTTACTTTTATCTGATCTTTCGATGTAGATTGAAGAATTGATATCCCTTTTTGATCCAACACTTCGGTTACAATCTCCACATCTTTATTTCTCTGACTTTTATTACTCACTTCTACAACTTGATGTACGATCGCTTTTCGATGATCGGCAGTCTCATCGTTCCAGTAATGCTCGCCAAAAGGCGTAATAGAGACTTCATTTTTAATTAACAAACTCACAGGTCGAAAAACTCCCATAGGCTGTGATCCTTCTGAAAATCCACGCTCAGTAGAACATCCGCCATCCACCCAAGGAAGATCCATGATATGAGCTGGATGGTCTGCCCGAACAGCTAGCAAATTAGGACTCCCGTCCAACTTAATCGCATCAGTAACATCCAATGTAAATGTGGTTCTTCCACCCGCGTGATATCCTACCCGAACACCATTTAACCAAACTGTAGCATAGGAACCTACTCCCTCGAAGAATAAATAGAACCTATTCTTTTTTCTTTGCTGTTTGAGCGAGAAATTTTTCCGATACCAGGAGTAACCATGTAAATTGCCATGTAACAATCTACGATAACCTTCGTAGCTATCCCAATTATGAGGAACATCGACTTTCCGCCAGTTATCGTCTGTCTTAAAAGAAGCTTGGTGAAATCCATTATATCTCGCGGAATCTTTTTGATCCATTATCGTCATCCAGTCAGCATCCAATGTTACTTTTTTACGAACGTTCTGACCAAAAGAAAATAGCCCAAACACTGAGATACATATACAGCAAAAGAGTCTTCTTATCAACATCAACCTGTTCTTCATTAGTTCTTTAAAATCAATTCCCTACCAAAAGCATAAGATTTGCCTTTCTTTGTTTGAATCTTTACTTCATGGTTCTGATAACGCAAATGGAGGTCTTCTCCTGAAAGCGATTCAACGGTAACCCCTAACAACTGACTGTCTTTCCACTCCATATTGATCTGAAATGCCCCTCGCGCTTTAATTCCTTGGACTTTTCCTGTTCCGATTTCCGACGGTAATGCCGGTAATAGCTCAATTCCATCCGTGTGGCTCTGAAGCAACATCTCCACAATTCCCGATGCCCCACCGAAATTCCCATCGATTTGAAACGGTGGATGGGCATCAAATAGGTTTGGATAAGAACCACCTCCATTATCCGCCGGCCGCAATAGCATTTTTACCATGTGATAAGCATGCTGAGCGTCTTTTAATCTCGCCCAAAAATTAATTTTCCATGCTAAGCTCCAACCTGTCCCTTCATCTCCCCGTAACACCAACGAGCGCTTTGCAGCTTCAACCAGCTGTGGTGTACCCATCAGATTGATTTCATTTCCTGGGAATAAACCCCACAAATGGGATACATGTCGATGTTTATTCTGCGGATCGTCCATATCTACCAACCACTCCTGCAGTTGTCCATATTGCCCGATTTGGTTAGGTGCAATCTGATTCTGCATGTCGCTAATCGAATCCCGTAAAAGATTATCGCTATCCAGTATCTTGGAGCTTTGGTTGAAAATATCAAATAAGGAGCGAATAATCTGATGATCCATAGTAGGCCCCTTGACCAACCCTCCATTCTCGGGTGAGTTTGAAGGCGAGCTGACCAACCATCCCGTTACTTTGTCCTTGACAAGAAAATCCTTAAAAAATAAGGTAGCATCCTTAATAATTGGATAATATTCTTTTAAAAAGTGTAAATCTTGTGTGTAAAGATAATGTTCCCAAAGATGTCGCACCAACCAAGCTCCACCTGTGGGCCATATACCATGGTTGGAATTATTAATGGGAGCTGTACCCCGCCATATGTCTGTATTATGATGTAAAACCCACCCCCGAGCGGCGTAATATTCTTTGGCCGTTTCTGCACCCGCTACGTGAAGGTCTCGAATCATCTGAAATAAGGGTTGCTGCAGCTCAGAAAGACTCAATGCTTCCGTCGGCCAGTAGTTCATCTCCAGATTGATGTTGGTTGTATATTTGCTCCCCCATGATGGCTCTAAGGATGAATTCCAAATGCCCTGAAGATTCATAGGTTGGCTACCTGGTCGAGAAGCAGCAATTTGAAGATAGCGGGCGTATTGCACATAAAGCGCGAGCAGTCCAGGATCATCCAGCATTACCGCCCTTTTTAATCTTCTAGCTGTTGGAATAGTATCGAGCTGGCTACTATCGCCAAGTTCTATTGCAAAACGATAGTACAAATTCTGGTAATCTTTTTGATGAATTTGATACAATTTATCAAAGTCCGACTTCCATAAATTTTTGGATCTATCTAATGCACTAGCAGCATACTGGTCGTTCAGTTCTCGATAAGATCTAAAATTGGTTGATGCAGTTAGATAAATCTGGACCTCATCGGCCTGTTTTACAACAAGATAATTACCCTCATAAAATACCCGACCACCTTTCAATTTGAGCTTGACAAAGGCTGTCCCTCGCATCGAACCATTTTTGACCCATACTTCCATGCCGATGGATGAGTCCATCATGTGATCAAGTTTGGCACGCTGGTGTTTGGTCTTTAGAGCAAGTCTAAAACTAACTTTTTTCTTCTGATCAGCCTGCAGTCGTACACCGATAAAATTGTTAGGCTGGCTCGCAAAATAGGTTCTTGTGTATTGTACTCCCTTGAAAACATAATTAACCCGGACTTCTCCTTTATTCAAATCAAGCACGCGATTATAGCGTTCGGCCCGTTTGTGATCGAATTTTAAATTTAATGAACCAAAAGGCTGATAGGATGCCTGATAACTGCCTATTTTGGGACTGTTTGAATCTTGAATAAAGTATTTCCACGCTCCATTTAGGGAGATTAGTTTTCCGGTGGAACTTTTTAATCCTATTGACTGATTTGTATCCTTATATCCAGCTACACCTCCTTTTCCTTCTAAATTGATTACCTGAATTGCAATACTATTCCTCCCTTCTTTCAGTAGCTCTTTAGGTATTTGATACAATCTTCTGGTATCATCTCCCACCGACTGACCCACGAGCTTACCATTAATATAGGTGTAATCGTTAGTTCGGATTTTATTTAAATCCAACGACCAGAGCTCTGACAGCTGATTTTTCGAAAGGTGAAATTCATAACGAAACCAAACGGCACCATCCAAACCCTCCAGCCCCTGATTCTCCCAACCTTCATAATGCGGCACCGCTATACTTGGCCATTTACTATCATCAAAAACGAACGCAAAAGGCCCATGCTTTTGCTCGCGAATGCGTCCAATCTCTTTTAACCAAGCACTAGGATCTTCCGATTCACTTTTGAGTCCCATAAATTCTCGCATCGCCAAGGCCTCTGCTTCTTGCTGTCGCCCCCGATCAAGCAACTCCCGTATGTTTTGAAGATACTTTGATGCGCCTTTTTTATTATAATTTCGTGGCCCATCCGTCCATAATGTCTCCTCATTAAACTGCAATTCTTCCTCCTCGACTCCCCCATAAACCATGGCTCCGAGTCGACCATTGCCAATAGGTAAAGCCTCCTCCCATTGTTTGGCAGGATGATCAAACCACACACGTGTTTGTGCAAAAGCGAAGCCCAAGGGCCATATCGAAAAAAAAGACAATAAAATATACAGATACAAACGCATTATTTAGCTTCCAAAGGGTTTACATTTGACGTTAACTGACCGTTTCTATAATTACCACGGAGTATTTGTTTTACACGAGCTAGATTATTACCGTGAACATAGATAGCTTCATTCGCTGATCCGACTAAATCCAAAAAGAGTGCTGTACCTAACAATGGAAAGCAACTCTGCACATTCACTGATTTACAATCTTCAAGCTCGATAAGCGATCTTTCAGCCACCGGTGTGGTGTTTTTTATATTCAATAGATTCAGTTCTTTACCGTTGTTGACGGATAATAGCGCACCCTGTGTGATCGCGACGTTTACATTACTCAATGTCAATCCATTCACATTGAGCGCTGAAAAACCTGTGGTTCCCTGCATGTTAATATCCGAAAACACGACATTTTCAATTGGCATTTCTGCTAAGCCTCGCATATAACCAATGCGATTTGTTGTACCAGATAAATTGTTGATAAAGATGTTCCTGAATTTAGGCGTACGCTCACTAACAGGCCCCGGTTCACTTTTAGCATATTCCATATCGAGTACAATAGCCTGATCTCGAATATCACGCATGACAATATTGGAGACTTGAATATTTTCTACAATCCCACCTCTACCTCTTGCGGTTTTTAAACGTATACCACGATCTGTTCCGTCGAAAATACAATTGGAAATAACAATATTTTTCACACCACCTGACATTTCACTCCCAATAACTACCCCACCATGTCCGCGAAGCATCGTACAGTTTGTAATGGTGTAATTCTCTGCAGGGATATTGATTTTCCTTCCCGAACGATCCTTTCCAGATTTTATGGTAATGCAATCATCTCCTACACTAATGTGGCAATTGGCGATGCGAACATTGGAGCAAGATTCTGGATTGATACCATCTGTATTAGGCGAAGGAGGGTTATCTATTGTAACACCCTCTACGGTAACGTTATCACAATATTGTGGATTAATTGTCCAAAACGGCGAATTTTGAATTTTAATATCTCTGATCTGTACATTTTTACAGTTTAAGAACTGTATAAAAGGCGGGCGTAAAAATCCTCTCTCAATCCATCCTGGAAGGTCCGGAGCCAAAACATCTTTATTGAGGCGTTTAAACTCTTTTTGCCATTTGCTATCTTCTGTCTGCTTCTTAACTTCAACCTC encodes the following:
- a CDS encoding DUF3826 domain-containing protein, producing MKRFALLMFLFLSVSMTFSQTEDAYWKTITDRSEKIVAKLALQDQAKQEKAAHIIRDQYYLLNACYTLRDLKIKENTDKSLKEQITQETLQETSNLNQAFVKRLKEVLTEQEVEAVKNGMTYNVYPNTVRAYQDMIPRLTKDEVHMIDSLLYEARDFAMQAESSEKKHAWFGKYKGKINNYLASHGYNLKEEGDKWAARLKK
- a CDS encoding malectin domain-containing carbohydrate-binding protein; the encoded protein is MFGLFSFGQNVRKKVTLDADWMTIMDQKDSARYNGFHQASFKTDDNWRKVDVPHNWDSYEGYRRLLHGNLHGYSWYRKNFSLKQQRKKNRFYLFFEGVGSYATVWLNGVRVGYHAGGRTTFTLDVTDAIKLDGSPNLLAVRADHPAHIMDLPWVDGGCSTERGFSEGSQPMGVFRPVSLLIKNEVSITPFGEHYWNDETADHRKAIVHQVVEVSNKSQRNKDVEIVTEVLDQKGISILQSTSKDQIKVNTTKEIRLKDLVLANPQLWSVDSPYLYRIKMQIKIGRKIVDEIETPYGIRSVRWSKGLKPSGDPRLLVNGKPIFINGIAEYEHKLGQSHAFDKEEIDARIRQIRTLGFNSFRDAHQPHNLRYQHAWDRHGILLWTQLAAHIWFDTPAFRENFKKLLTEWVRERRNSPSVILWGLENESTLPEDFARECTALIRKLDPTASIQRLVTTCNGGSGTDWDVPQNWTGTYGGDQKTYGDDLKKQQLVGEYGAWRSLGMHAEPPYLPNENNYNEERFADILQTKVRLAESVKDSAVGHYLWLWNSHDNPGRIQGGEGNREIDRIGPVNYKGLLTPWGEPTDAYYMYLSHYGKKEQPMVYIAMHSWPNRWLTPGIKDNIRIFSNCDEVELFNDLGSLSLGKKQHPGFGQHIEFDGVKVNYNVLYAEGRNAGKVVSRDTIILQNFPESPHFAALQQQSKILKPDQGYHYIYRVNCGGDTYIDEYGGYWQADQPYRPMLAWGSRSWADNFDGMSTNFASQRTIFDPIKGTKDWPLFQTFRYGLDNLGYQFDLPNGDYFVELYFAEPWYGKFSLGKGDRVFDIAINGQVVEHQFDIYKNAGFQQALKKAILLKS
- a CDS encoding glycoside hydrolase N-terminal domain-containing protein; its protein translation is MRLYLYILLSFFSIWPLGFAFAQTRVWFDHPAKQWEEALPIGNGRLGAMVYGGVEEEELQFNEETLWTDGPRNYNKKGASKYLQNIRELLDRGRQQEAEALAMREFMGLKSESEDPSAWLKEIGRIREQKHGPFAFVFDDSKWPSIAVPHYEGWENQGLEGLDGAVWFRYEFHLSKNQLSELWSLDLNKIRTNDYTYINGKLVGQSVGDDTRRLYQIPKELLKEGRNSIAIQVINLEGKGGVAGYKDTNQSIGLKSSTGKLISLNGAWKYFIQDSNSPKIGSYQASYQPFGSLNLKFDHKRAERYNRVLDLNKGEVRVNYVFKGVQYTRTYFASQPNNFIGVRLQADQKKKVSFRLALKTKHQRAKLDHMMDSSIGMEVWVKNGSMRGTAFVKLKLKGGRVFYEGNYLVVKQADEVQIYLTASTNFRSYRELNDQYAASALDRSKNLWKSDFDKLYQIHQKDYQNLYYRFAIELGDSSQLDTIPTARRLKRAVMLDDPGLLALYVQYARYLQIAASRPGSQPMNLQGIWNSSLEPSWGSKYTTNINLEMNYWPTEALSLSELQQPLFQMIRDLHVAGAETAKEYYAARGWVLHHNTDIWRGTAPINNSNHGIWPTGGAWLVRHLWEHYLYTQDLHFLKEYYPIIKDATLFFKDFLVKDKVTGWLVSSPSNSPENGGLVKGPTMDHQIIRSLFDIFNQSSKILDSDNLLRDSISDMQNQIAPNQIGQYGQLQEWLVDMDDPQNKHRHVSHLWGLFPGNEINLMGTPQLVEAAKRSLVLRGDEGTGWSLAWKINFWARLKDAQHAYHMVKMLLRPADNGGGSYPNLFDAHPPFQIDGNFGGASGIVEMLLQSHTDGIELLPALPSEIGTGKVQGIKARGAFQINMEWKDSQLLGVTVESLSGEDLHLRYQNHEVKIQTKKGKSYAFGRELILKN
- a CDS encoding glycoside hydrolase family 28 protein, translating into MIRKSYRHGIITVLLCLFMLGLQAQTWLNVMDFGGRKDSTGSNTLAIKKAITAASNRGGGTIYFPAGKYVTGPIHLKSNITIYIDAGAELHFSDNFDEYLPMVESRWEGTVVTNFSPLFYGNNLENISIQGRGLIDGHGKKWWGYSEVEVKKQTEDSKWQKEFKRLNKDVLAPDLPGWIERGFLRPPFIQFLNCKNVQIRDIKIQNSPFWTINPQYCDNVTVEGVTIDNPPSPNTDGINPESCSNVRIANCHISVGDDCITIKSGKDRSGRKINIPAENYTITNCTMLRGHGGVVIGSEMSGGVKNIVISNCIFDGTDRGIRLKTARGRGGIVENIQVSNIVMRDIRDQAIVLDMEYAKSEPGPVSERTPKFRNIFINNLSGTTNRIGYMRGLAEMPIENVVFSDINMQGTTGFSALNVNGLTLSNVNVAITQGALLSVNNGKELNLLNIKNTTPVAERSLIELEDCKSVNVQSCFPLLGTALFLDLVGSANEAIYVHGNNLARVKQILRGNYRNGQLTSNVNPLEAK